cagagctgcaatgattagttgatagAAGAtcaatctgcaactattttgattactGAATAGTCATTTTAGtaagtttttaaaacaaatgtttgctAGTTTACATGATtaagacgtcacctttgactctaTAACAGgcagtttttgttattttctgacactttatagacATGAGAAtcaaaataatctgcagattaattgatgatgatcatcctaaatgtgtctgtttaaagctgaaatgaaacaggaGCTGAATGTGACTTTTATCATTCAGTATTCAGGAAGTTATTAAGATAAAGTCGTTTTAAGGTTCTGAAAGTGTCCATTTGTGTCTGGCATCGTCTGCAGACTCACCATGACGACACCGATACCGATGCCGACCCCGCCAATGATGTGCAGTCTGTTGTTGAACATCTCGTCGATGGCGGCCGGACagctctgataaaaaaaaataaaaaaaaaaaacagccggAAAAGGAAAGAGGTGTTTTTATACTGAAACTTAACTGTGCAGAATATCGACATCTGACGTCTCAATGTGACCTTTAACCCCGTCTAagcctgtctgtatgtatgttgtgtTACCTTGGTGATGAGGACCTCCAGTCCCTCCTTCTTGGGGCAGATATCTTTGGCGGCGTCGATCACCGTCCCCGTGGGGCCGCAGCAGTCCAGCTGTGAGGAGGAAACGAGACCGACACGACTTTACTTCCTCCGAGAAAAAATACTGACGTCACACAAATCGTAGGGTTGATTATCAGATGTGTTCTTATAGCTTCTGctcattattttaatgtttatttgtataaagACAAGTATATAATTAAACAACAAGCACCAGATCAGTCGTTACTACATGACTGATCCCTCTTAATGTTCCCAGTTTTGAGTTGGGGAGGTAAGGcgctcaggtgtgtgtgtgtgtgtgcgtttgtgcgtgtgcgtgtgtgtgtgtgtgtgtgtgcgtgtgtgtgttctcacccCAAAGTGGATGAGGCGGAGGGTCTCCTTCAGTGCTTCCTGTTTGGTGtctttgtagttgttgtagGTCTGCTTATAAAACTCTGTAATGTCCTCCACCACCTAAAGACACacggaaaaacaaacaaacaaacaaaaacacaatcaaactCCATTAAAATtactaattgattgattgattgattctgccaaaaccaaaatgtatgtgtgtatgatcaattt
This genomic window from Thunnus maccoyii chromosome 23, fThuMac1.1, whole genome shotgun sequence contains:
- the LOC121890962 gene encoding CD9 antigen-like isoform X2, with amino-acid sequence MMVVGFLGCCGAIKESPCMLGLFFFFLLIIFAVEVAAGIWGLSNKDRVVEDITEFYKQTYNNYKDTKQEALKETLRLIHFGLDCCGPTGTVIDAAKDICPKKEGLEVLITKSCPAAIDEMFNNRLHIIGGVGIGIGVVMIFGMIFSMMLCCAIKRSRDYV